One part of the Paraglaciecola sp. L3A3 genome encodes these proteins:
- the bcp gene encoding thioredoxin-dependent thiol peroxidase — MQMLEEGSLAPVHACPNQDGQAISINDFKGQKVLVYFYPKAMTPGCTVQAQGLRDIQQQLQDLNVVVLGVSPDAVKRLPKFIEKESLNFTLLSDEDHALADAFGVWGLKKFMGREYDGIHRTTFLINEDGKVEKVFKKFKTKDHHQVVLDYLQNI; from the coding sequence ATGCAAATGTTAGAAGAAGGGTCACTAGCACCCGTTCATGCTTGTCCCAATCAAGATGGCCAAGCTATCTCTATTAACGATTTTAAAGGTCAAAAAGTATTAGTCTATTTTTATCCGAAAGCCATGACACCAGGTTGCACAGTTCAAGCTCAAGGGCTTAGAGATATTCAGCAACAACTACAGGATTTAAATGTAGTAGTGTTAGGTGTTAGCCCAGATGCAGTTAAACGCCTACCTAAATTTATTGAAAAAGAGAGCTTAAATTTCACGCTACTATCTGATGAAGATCATGCATTAGCCGATGCATTTGGTGTTTGGGGCTTGAAGAAGTTTATGGGCCGTGAATATGATGGGATTCACCGTACAACATTCTTAATTAATGAGGACGGCAAAGTCGAAAAAGTGTTCAAAAAGTTTAAAACCAAAGATCATCATCAAGTCGTTTTAGATTATCTACAAAATATCTAA
- the yfaE gene encoding class I ribonucleotide reductase maintenance protein YfaE, translated as MSKFSDSFMIEIVDHKIVCHKAQKSLLESIEANQIEVHFHCREGYCGACRTKLLQGEVEYKTDPLAFIDDDEILPCCCYPTSDIKIELG; from the coding sequence ATGAGTAAATTCAGTGACAGTTTTATGATTGAAATAGTCGATCATAAAATTGTCTGTCATAAAGCACAAAAATCTTTACTTGAAAGTATCGAAGCAAACCAAATCGAAGTCCATTTTCACTGTCGAGAAGGTTATTGTGGAGCCTGTAGAACTAAACTTTTACAAGGCGAAGTGGAATATAAAACTGATCCCCTTGCCTTCATTGACGATGATGAAATTTTGCCCTGTTGTTGTTATCCCACTTCAGATATCAAAATTGAATTAGGTTAG
- the bamC gene encoding outer membrane protein assembly factor BamC, giving the protein MTNKIHFVSAVALGFLTACSSIDENEKASGSFAYLEETPGQKIAIPNDVDTPKFSDAYKLPVLGNNAPKNMMGQDLSIVSPALVLPLVSGSHIEEGSKEATIWFDQVDDSQALDDTIWNSLVAFLESKGIGVQEFDKEKQYLISDWMVIDESVAAKWYNWSSSDRIIRQRFKFDLELKPHGRTAALKVAQIDYKEKNSELATEISEAKDVRRNEVDILNQVVEHYDFEVKLADVRRIREIRKGLPMQLGFDEDGDAAYVVDAVYDIAWPRFLLVLRKLGFDVKDYDKSTGLLFTKYNGVDEGWWDGMWSESELDLKLDTEDYRFKLGDLGPKTSITLLDSESNPFPANKLTDLYKVFSKTMAAEDLDI; this is encoded by the coding sequence ATGACGAATAAGATACATTTTGTTAGCGCAGTGGCATTAGGCTTTTTGACTGCTTGTAGTTCAATTGATGAAAATGAAAAGGCTAGCGGGAGTTTTGCTTATCTAGAAGAAACACCAGGCCAAAAAATTGCCATTCCTAATGATGTAGATACCCCTAAATTTAGTGACGCTTATAAATTACCTGTGTTAGGTAATAACGCGCCAAAAAATATGATGGGGCAAGATCTTAGTATTGTTTCACCTGCCTTGGTTTTGCCTTTAGTGTCTGGTTCGCACATCGAAGAAGGTTCAAAAGAAGCGACTATTTGGTTTGATCAAGTTGATGATAGCCAAGCGCTGGATGATACCATCTGGAATTCGCTAGTTGCGTTTTTAGAAAGTAAAGGAATAGGGGTACAAGAATTCGATAAAGAAAAGCAGTATTTGATTTCTGACTGGATGGTAATCGATGAATCTGTAGCAGCTAAATGGTACAACTGGTCAAGCTCAGATCGTATTATTAGGCAACGATTTAAATTTGATTTGGAATTAAAACCACATGGTCGTACAGCTGCATTAAAAGTCGCTCAAATCGATTATAAAGAGAAAAATAGTGAGTTAGCCACTGAAATATCTGAAGCTAAAGATGTTAGACGCAATGAAGTTGATATTTTAAATCAAGTGGTTGAACACTATGATTTTGAAGTCAAACTTGCTGATGTAAGACGCATCAGAGAAATCCGTAAAGGTCTTCCGATGCAGCTTGGGTTTGATGAAGATGGAGATGCTGCATATGTGGTTGATGCCGTTTATGATATTGCTTGGCCTAGGTTTTTATTAGTCTTACGAAAACTGGGTTTTGATGTTAAAGATTATGATAAAAGCACTGGTTTGTTATTTACTAAATATAATGGAGTTGACGAAGGCTGGTGGGATGGTATGTGGTCTGAAAGTGAACTTGATCTAAAATTGGATACCGAAGACTATCGATTCAAACTTGGAGATTTGGGACCAAAAACATCTATCACTTTATTAGATAGCGAAAGCAATCCATTTCCTGCAAATAAGTTGACTGATTTGTATAAGGTTTTTTCTAAAACCATGGCAGCAGAAGATTTAGATATTTAA
- the nrdB gene encoding class Ia ribonucleoside-diphosphate reductase subunit beta, with protein MKYTTFNQISNNPLAEPMFFGNPVNVARYDQQKHQIFEKLIEKQISFFWRPEEVDVSKDRVDFQKLSDSEKHIFISNLKYQTLLDSIQGRSPNIAFLPIISIPELETWVETWSFFETIHSRSYTHILRNLFGDPSEIFEDIVENEEIKKRAADISIYYDDLIFATQLWQTLGEGTHTVDGATHIITMRELKKKLFLCMNSVNALEAIRFYVSFACTFAFAERELMEGNSKIIRLIARDENLHLTSTQHIINIWAKGKDDPEMAEIAEECKQEATDIFLNAVQQEKEWAEFLFQQGSMIGLNKEILCQYVEFIANHRMSAIGLGQPFDIKSNPLPWMNNYLNSDNVQVAPQESEISSYLVGQIDAEVSAEDFGDFDL; from the coding sequence ATGAAATACACAACTTTTAATCAAATTAGCAATAATCCCTTAGCGGAGCCGATGTTTTTTGGTAACCCTGTAAACGTGGCACGTTATGATCAACAAAAACACCAGATTTTTGAAAAGTTAATTGAAAAACAGATTTCTTTCTTTTGGCGTCCTGAAGAAGTAGATGTTAGTAAAGATAGAGTCGATTTCCAAAAGTTAAGTGATTCAGAAAAACACATATTTATTTCAAATTTAAAATATCAAACTTTACTTGATTCGATTCAAGGCCGAAGCCCTAACATTGCATTTTTGCCTATTATTTCCATCCCTGAATTAGAAACCTGGGTTGAAACTTGGTCATTTTTTGAAACCATACATTCACGTTCATATACCCATATTTTGCGTAATTTATTTGGTGACCCAAGCGAAATTTTCGAAGATATTGTAGAAAATGAAGAAATTAAAAAACGTGCCGCAGACATTTCAATATATTATGACGATTTGATTTTTGCCACTCAACTATGGCAAACATTAGGCGAAGGTACACATACTGTTGATGGTGCAACTCACATCATTACTATGCGCGAACTTAAGAAAAAATTGTTTTTGTGTATGAACTCAGTTAACGCCTTAGAAGCCATTCGTTTTTATGTCTCATTTGCCTGCACCTTTGCATTTGCAGAACGAGAATTAATGGAAGGTAACTCAAAAATTATTCGACTGATTGCCCGTGATGAAAATCTACATTTAACCTCTACACAGCATATTATAAATATTTGGGCTAAAGGCAAAGATGATCCTGAAATGGCTGAGATAGCAGAAGAATGTAAGCAGGAAGCCACCGATATTTTCTTAAATGCAGTACAACAAGAAAAAGAGTGGGCCGAATTTTTATTCCAACAAGGATCTATGATTGGCTTAAATAAAGAAATTTTATGCCAGTATGTAGAATTTATTGCTAATCACAGAATGTCGGCCATAGGTTTAGGACAACCTTTTGATATAAAAAGCAATCCACTACCTTGGATGAATAATTATCTTAACTCAGACAATGTACAAGTTGCCCCTCAAGAGTCAGAAATTAGCTCATATTTAGTTGGCCAAATTGATGCAGAAGTCAGTGCTGAAGATTTTGGTGACTTTGATTTATAA
- a CDS encoding AI-2E family transporter, whose protein sequence is MLSVFERWYKRKFSDPDSMMLLFMLLVTSLLLVLWGGILMPVLVAAIIAYLLDWPVSQLNKFGLSRSYTTVLVLFGFISLSVLTFVGVVPVVTQQSINLIKEMPQIWEQGQLWLLALPESYPDLVQLTQIQDVLDGVNQRVVSLAEQLLSASFSSLGGLGALLIYMILVPLMVFFMLKDKDVLVNNISSLLPNERRLIKQVGSEMNTQIANYIRGKVIEIIIVGTVSAVTFAFMDLRYALLLGVLVGFSVLIPYIGAAVVTIPVAVVALFQWGLTSEFWYLMIAYSIIQALDGNALVPILFSEAVSLHPIYIIVAVLFFGGLWGFWGVFFAIPLATLVKAVANAWSSPTKVESVES, encoded by the coding sequence ATGTTAAGCGTTTTTGAACGTTGGTATAAGCGAAAGTTTTCAGATCCCGATTCCATGATGTTGTTATTTATGTTGCTGGTAACCTCTTTATTACTAGTATTATGGGGCGGGATATTAATGCCTGTTTTGGTTGCTGCTATTATTGCTTATTTATTGGATTGGCCAGTGAGTCAATTGAATAAATTTGGCTTATCTAGAAGTTATACTACTGTACTCGTGTTATTTGGTTTTATCAGTCTATCGGTATTAACCTTTGTTGGTGTAGTTCCGGTAGTCACCCAACAAAGTATTAATTTAATCAAAGAAATGCCGCAAATCTGGGAACAAGGACAGTTGTGGTTGCTAGCCTTGCCTGAATCTTATCCTGATTTGGTTCAGCTCACCCAAATTCAAGATGTATTGGATGGTGTGAATCAAAGAGTCGTTAGCTTGGCTGAGCAATTGTTGTCCGCTTCCTTTAGTTCGCTAGGGGGGCTCGGTGCTTTATTAATCTATATGATTTTAGTGCCACTTATGGTGTTCTTTATGCTCAAAGATAAAGACGTTTTAGTGAATAATATTTCTTCGTTGTTGCCAAATGAAAGACGTTTGATTAAACAAGTTGGTTCAGAAATGAATACCCAGATTGCCAACTATATTCGCGGAAAAGTGATAGAAATAATTATTGTTGGTACAGTTTCAGCTGTGACATTTGCTTTTATGGACTTACGTTATGCCTTGTTACTTGGTGTGTTAGTTGGATTTTCTGTGCTTATTCCATATATAGGCGCAGCGGTTGTGACCATTCCTGTGGCAGTTGTAGCGTTATTTCAATGGGGGCTAACTTCTGAATTTTGGTATTTGATGATTGCTTACAGCATTATTCAGGCATTAGACGGTAATGCGTTAGTGCCAATTTTATTCTCTGAAGCGGTGAGCCTGCATCCTATATACATTATAGTAGCGGTATTATTTTTTGGTGGTCTATGGGGATTTTGGGGAGTGTTTTTTGCCATTCCGTTAGCAACTTTAGTCAAGGCAGTAGCAAACGCTTGGTCATCGCCGACTAAAGTTGAGTCTGTTGAGTCTTAA
- a CDS encoding HAD family hydrolase, translated as MSQSPDAILFDLDGTLLDTAKDLGNALNQILADQQLPSVDYATYRNIASDGAKGMLELGFGEALKKLNFTQLRQQFLTNYENKICVDTCFFPGVETLLLTLNKNNIPWGIVTNKPEYLTLELVKYFPLLENCQVIISGDTLSERKPHPLPLLHAQQKLNLNSPNTWYIGDAERDIQAAINAKMFSVIAAYGYIDKKTIIDNWKADLCIKHAADLISYLPCSD; from the coding sequence ATGTCACAGTCACCTGATGCTATTTTATTTGACTTAGATGGGACTTTACTTGATACAGCTAAAGATTTAGGCAATGCATTAAATCAAATATTAGCTGACCAACAATTACCTAGTGTAGATTATGCAACTTATCGCAATATCGCTTCAGATGGTGCAAAAGGTATGCTTGAACTAGGTTTTGGTGAAGCCCTTAAAAAATTAAATTTTACCCAGTTACGTCAGCAATTTTTAACAAACTATGAAAATAAAATATGTGTCGACACTTGTTTCTTCCCTGGTGTTGAAACATTATTATTGACACTTAATAAAAATAATATTCCTTGGGGAATAGTGACTAATAAACCTGAATATCTAACCTTAGAGTTAGTTAAATATTTTCCATTATTAGAAAACTGCCAAGTGATAATAAGTGGTGATACGTTAAGTGAAAGAAAACCCCATCCTTTACCTTTATTGCATGCTCAACAAAAATTAAATTTAAACAGCCCTAATACTTGGTATATTGGCGATGCTGAACGTGACATCCAAGCCGCTATTAATGCCAAGATGTTTAGTGTCATTGCCGCTTATGGTTACATAGATAAAAAGACAATCATCGATAACTGGAAAGCAGACCTATGTATCAAACATGCTGCAGATTTAATCAGTTATTTGCCTTGCTCTGATTAA
- a CDS encoding phosphoribosylaminoimidazolesuccinocarboxamide synthase: protein MSLSDSILSINNDLPIRTELPVHSGKVRSVYWLTEQDSRRLIAQKNYPVPMDTPLAIMVISDRISAFDCIWHGEEGMQGVPGKGAALNAISNHWFGLFKQQGLADSHILDIPHPFVWIVQKAKPVMIEAICRQYITGSMWRAYDKGERDFCGIQLEEGLTQDSKLSQLLMTPSTKGILKGIPDVPEADDVNITRQNITDNFTAFNFESESDVALYERLLTEGFAVISDALEQIGQIFVDTKFEFGYVKDVSGKNKLIYMDEVGTPDSSRIWDAEKYQQGEVVENSKEGFRQLLLNHFPDPDILLNKDRMPERLALAKDNALPVEVLLQISKTYIGIAEKITGKKLLLSDNPKAEIIKILREDYQLID, encoded by the coding sequence ATGTCTCTCTCTGATTCAATTTTATCTATCAATAATGACTTACCAATAAGAACAGAGTTACCTGTGCATAGTGGAAAAGTTCGTTCTGTGTATTGGTTAACTGAACAAGATAGCCGTCGATTAATTGCGCAAAAAAACTACCCAGTTCCTATGGATACACCCTTAGCCATTATGGTGATCAGTGATCGTATTTCAGCATTTGATTGTATCTGGCATGGTGAAGAAGGAATGCAAGGGGTGCCTGGTAAGGGAGCGGCATTAAATGCTATTTCTAATCATTGGTTCGGCTTATTTAAACAACAAGGTCTAGCTGATAGTCATATTCTAGATATTCCTCATCCATTTGTCTGGATTGTACAAAAAGCCAAACCTGTGATGATTGAAGCAATTTGTCGCCAATATATAACAGGTTCAATGTGGCGTGCATATGATAAAGGTGAAAGAGATTTTTGTGGTATTCAGCTCGAAGAGGGCTTAACTCAAGACAGTAAACTGAGTCAATTACTGATGACACCTTCGACCAAGGGGATTTTAAAAGGTATTCCTGATGTGCCTGAGGCTGATGATGTCAATATTACTCGTCAAAATATTACTGATAACTTTACGGCTTTTAATTTTGAAAGTGAAAGTGATGTTGCTTTATATGAAAGGCTACTAACTGAAGGGTTTGCAGTTATTAGTGATGCTTTAGAGCAAATAGGCCAAATATTTGTTGATACTAAATTTGAATTTGGTTACGTGAAAGATGTATCCGGTAAAAACAAACTGATTTATATGGATGAAGTCGGCACACCTGATTCATCACGCATTTGGGATGCCGAAAAGTATCAACAAGGTGAAGTAGTAGAAAACTCTAAGGAAGGATTTCGTCAGCTACTATTAAATCATTTCCCTGATCCAGATATTTTGTTAAATAAAGATCGCATGCCAGAACGCTTAGCCTTAGCTAAAGATAATGCCTTGCCAGTGGAAGTATTGCTACAAATATCAAAAACGTATATTGGTATTGCAGAAAAAATTACTGGTAAAAAATTGCTATTGAGTGACAACCCTAAAGCTGAAATTATTAAAATATTACGTGAAGACTACCAGCTGATAGATTAA
- the nrdA gene encoding class 1a ribonucleoside-diphosphate reductase subunit alpha has product MKNNLYVTKRNGEREIIDLEKIHKVIEWAAKELNNVSVSQVEIKAHIQFYDGIKTADIHETLIRSAAELISTDCPDYQFLAARLAIFHLRKKAYGKFEPPALYDHVKFLVSNGKYDQHLLEDYTQAEFEEMDDYLDHWRDMDFSYAAVKQLEGKYLVQNRVTGEIYESAQFLYILVAACLFANYDKETRMHYIKRFYDATSKFKISLPTPIMAGVRTPTRQFSSCVLIEAGDSLDSINATASAIVKYVSQRAGIGVNAGRIRAQGSPIRGGEAFHTGCIPFYKHFQTAVKSCSQGGVRGGAATLFYPLWHLEVESLLVLKNNRGVEENRVRHLDYGVQFNKLMYTRLIKDQHITLFSPSDTPGLYDAFFADQDEFERLYELYEKDHSIRKKQIKAIELFSLFMQERASTGRIYLQNVDHCNTHSPFNPKLAPVRQSNLCLEIALPTKPLSNVNDEEGEIALCTLSAFNLGAIKSLDEFAELSDLAVRALDNLLDYQDYPVPAAFNATMGRRTLGIGVINFAYYLAKNGVKYSDGSANSLVHRTFEAMQYNLMKASCNLAKEKGACPKFDETTYFQGLMPIDTYKKDLDKICDEPLHCDWDSLRADIKQYGLRNSTLSALMPSETSSQISNATNGIEPPRGHISIKSSKDGVLKQVVPEYERLKDQYELLWDLPSNDGYLQLAGIMQKFVDQTISANTSYDPNKYEGGKVPMKLLLKDLLTSYKLGVKTLYYHNTRDGAGDSSQQELPSQKFVPQEVIVEEDDDCAGGACKI; this is encoded by the coding sequence ATGAAGAATAATTTATACGTCACTAAACGTAATGGCGAACGTGAAATAATAGATCTAGAAAAAATTCATAAAGTGATTGAATGGGCTGCTAAAGAATTAAATAACGTTTCTGTTTCACAGGTTGAAATCAAAGCACATATCCAATTTTATGATGGTATAAAAACTGCTGATATCCATGAGACTTTAATCCGTTCTGCTGCAGAGCTGATTTCTACAGATTGTCCTGATTATCAATTTTTAGCTGCTCGCTTAGCTATATTTCATTTACGTAAAAAAGCATATGGAAAATTTGAACCACCTGCATTGTATGACCATGTAAAATTCCTTGTGAGTAATGGTAAATATGATCAACATTTATTAGAAGATTACACCCAAGCTGAATTCGAAGAAATGGATGATTATCTTGATCATTGGCGTGATATGGACTTCAGTTATGCTGCAGTTAAACAGCTAGAAGGTAAATATTTAGTACAAAATAGAGTGACAGGCGAAATATACGAAAGTGCTCAATTCCTTTATATTTTAGTGGCTGCCTGTTTATTCGCAAATTACGATAAAGAAACGCGTATGCATTACATCAAGCGTTTTTATGATGCTACGTCTAAGTTTAAAATTTCTTTACCTACACCTATCATGGCTGGAGTTAGAACCCCCACCCGTCAATTTAGTTCTTGTGTATTAATTGAAGCTGGCGACAGTTTAGACTCTATCAACGCAACCGCTAGCGCTATAGTCAAATATGTTAGTCAACGTGCTGGTATTGGTGTTAATGCTGGTCGAATTCGTGCTCAAGGTAGCCCTATCCGTGGAGGGGAAGCCTTCCACACTGGTTGTATTCCTTTTTACAAACATTTTCAAACAGCCGTTAAAAGTTGTTCGCAAGGCGGGGTTCGTGGCGGTGCAGCAACTTTATTTTATCCATTGTGGCATTTAGAAGTTGAATCATTATTAGTGCTTAAGAATAACCGTGGGGTAGAAGAAAACCGAGTTCGTCATCTTGATTACGGTGTGCAATTTAATAAATTAATGTATACACGTTTGATTAAAGATCAACACATTACTTTATTTAGCCCTTCAGACACACCTGGTTTATACGATGCATTTTTTGCTGATCAAGATGAATTTGAGCGTTTATACGAGTTATACGAAAAAGATCATTCTATCCGCAAGAAACAGATTAAGGCTATAGAGTTATTTAGTTTGTTTATGCAGGAACGTGCAAGTACAGGTCGTATCTATTTACAGAATGTAGACCATTGTAATACTCACAGTCCATTTAACCCTAAACTAGCGCCGGTTCGTCAAAGTAACCTTTGTTTAGAAATTGCATTACCCACCAAGCCATTATCAAATGTGAATGATGAAGAAGGTGAAATAGCGCTTTGTACTTTATCTGCTTTCAACTTAGGGGCAATTAAAAGCCTAGATGAATTTGCTGAATTATCTGATTTAGCGGTACGTGCATTAGATAATTTATTAGATTATCAAGACTACCCTGTGCCAGCTGCATTTAATGCCACTATGGGTCGTCGTACATTAGGTATAGGTGTGATTAACTTTGCATATTACTTAGCCAAAAATGGCGTTAAATATTCAGACGGTAGTGCCAATAGTTTAGTGCATAGAACATTCGAAGCAATGCAGTACAATCTGATGAAAGCATCATGTAATTTGGCCAAAGAAAAAGGGGCATGTCCTAAGTTTGACGAAACCACTTATTTCCAAGGTTTAATGCCTATTGATACCTACAAAAAAGATCTGGATAAAATTTGTGACGAGCCACTACATTGTGATTGGGATAGCTTAAGAGCAGACATAAAACAGTATGGTTTACGTAACAGTACCCTATCTGCACTTATGCCTTCAGAAACGTCTTCACAGATCTCTAATGCCACCAATGGTATCGAACCACCTCGTGGACACATTAGTATCAAGTCAAGTAAAGATGGTGTGTTGAAACAAGTTGTGCCTGAATATGAAAGATTAAAAGATCAATACGAATTACTTTGGGACTTACCTTCAAATGATGGCTACCTGCAACTCGCGGGTATTATGCAAAAATTTGTTGACCAAACCATTTCAGCTAATACAAGTTACGATCCCAATAAGTATGAAGGCGGCAAAGTACCAATGAAACTTCTACTTAAAGATTTGTTAACCAGCTACAAACTTGGCGTGAAAACTCTGTATTACCATAACACCCGAGATGGTGCTGGAGACTCTTCACAACAAGAACTACCTAGCCAAAAATTTGTCCCTCAAGAAGTCATAGTCGAAGAAGACGATGATTGTGCAGGCGGTGCTTGCAAAATATAG
- a CDS encoding glycine cleavage system protein R, whose translation MNQQLIITILGADQFGVLSTLADTVSGVGCNILDSRQAIYGQDFSLTMIIEGSPTAITRAECLLPQTCQKHNLLSLMKRTTQHNKQNLESLADVVIRGKSSPGLIDHITQFFSTYNISVSAFRFKFIDKEDAISGDALDMKCKMVISIPHQLIVTDIEQAFQKLLQPLNLRGEFKQNH comes from the coding sequence ATGAATCAACAATTAATCATTACTATATTAGGCGCTGATCAATTTGGTGTTTTAAGTACATTAGCTGACACAGTGTCTGGCGTTGGTTGCAATATTTTAGACAGTCGACAAGCGATTTATGGTCAAGACTTCTCATTGACTATGATCATTGAGGGTAGTCCAACGGCCATAACTCGAGCAGAATGTTTATTACCACAAACCTGCCAAAAACATAATTTATTGTCATTAATGAAGCGAACCACTCAGCATAATAAACAAAACCTAGAAAGTTTAGCTGATGTAGTGATAAGAGGAAAAAGTTCTCCTGGCTTGATAGACCATATCACCCAATTTTTTTCCACCTATAATATTTCGGTTAGTGCTTTTAGGTTTAAGTTTATCGATAAAGAAGATGCAATTTCTGGTGATGCCTTAGACATGAAATGTAAGATGGTGATTTCTATCCCCCACCAACTCATTGTTACCGATATTGAACAAGCCTTTCAAAAACTGCTACAACCGTTAAATTTGCGAGGCGAGTTTAAACAGAACCATTAA
- the ubiG gene encoding bifunctional 2-polyprenyl-6-hydroxyphenol methylase/3-demethylubiquinol 3-O-methyltransferase UbiG, whose protein sequence is MSNTQNVDHSEIQKFSDLASRWWDLNGEFKPLHQINPLRTDYINQHCHGLDGKKVLDVGCGGGILAESMAKHGAKVTGIDMGEAPLEIAKLHGLESGLDVDYQQITAEEFALQHGSQFDVVTCMEMLEHVPDPSSVINACFQLVKPGGHVFFSTLNRNIKSYLMAILGAEYILGLVPKGTHQHDKFIKPSELMAWIDNTPLVIKRMIGLHLNPMTQEYYLSQQNVDVNYIIHCQNGDE, encoded by the coding sequence ATGAGCAATACTCAAAATGTCGATCACAGTGAAATTCAAAAGTTTTCTGATTTAGCATCTAGATGGTGGGATCTAAATGGAGAGTTCAAACCTCTACACCAAATAAATCCTCTTAGAACTGACTATATTAATCAACACTGCCATGGGTTAGATGGAAAAAAAGTGTTAGATGTAGGTTGTGGCGGCGGCATATTAGCTGAGAGTATGGCTAAACATGGCGCTAAGGTCACTGGTATAGATATGGGAGAAGCGCCATTAGAAATAGCTAAATTACATGGTTTAGAATCAGGCTTAGATGTTGACTATCAGCAAATCACTGCCGAAGAGTTTGCCCTGCAACATGGCTCGCAATTCGATGTCGTCACTTGCATGGAGATGCTTGAACATGTGCCAGATCCTAGTTCAGTGATTAACGCTTGTTTCCAATTAGTCAAACCAGGTGGCCATGTATTTTTCTCCACCTTAAATAGGAATATTAAATCTTATTTAATGGCCATACTAGGCGCCGAATATATTCTAGGGCTTGTGCCTAAAGGCACTCATCAACACGACAAATTTATCAAACCCTCAGAACTTATGGCTTGGATAGATAACACCCCACTGGTAATAAAAAGAATGATAGGTTTACATTTAAATCCTATGACTCAAGAATATTATTTATCGCAACAAAATGTCGATGTGAATTATATTATTCACTGTCAAAATGGAGATGAATAA
- the dapA gene encoding 4-hydroxy-tetrahydrodipicolinate synthase, whose amino-acid sequence MFTGSFVALITPMFEDGQIDYPSLKKLVDFHIENGTHGLVSVGTTGESATLPFDEHIEVVRRTVEYAAGKIPVIAGTGANSTAEAIFLSQQIATTGVAGFLSVVPYYNKPQQKGMIAHFEAIADATDLPVILYNVPSRTVADMLPETVAELAKHPKIVGLKDATGDIARLKETQPLVPDDFVLLSGDDDSSCEFLVNGGHGVISVTANLAPKEMADICNAAFAKDFSLAKQINEKIAGLHTSLFIEPNPVLPKWALYKMGYTNSAFLRLPLVESELESQNTLEQVMRSSGVLS is encoded by the coding sequence ATGTTTACTGGTAGTTTTGTGGCGCTAATTACGCCAATGTTTGAAGACGGGCAAATTGATTACCCTTCACTGAAGAAGTTAGTTGATTTTCATATTGAAAATGGTACACACGGATTAGTGTCTGTGGGCACGACAGGTGAGTCTGCCACTTTACCTTTTGACGAACATATTGAGGTGGTTAGGCGTACGGTAGAATATGCCGCGGGTAAAATACCTGTTATTGCTGGTACCGGAGCTAATTCTACTGCTGAGGCTATCTTTTTGAGTCAACAGATTGCCACTACAGGTGTTGCTGGTTTTTTGAGTGTTGTGCCTTATTATAATAAGCCGCAACAAAAAGGCATGATAGCGCACTTTGAAGCAATTGCTGATGCAACTGACCTACCTGTGATTTTGTATAATGTTCCTAGTCGAACTGTTGCAGATATGTTGCCGGAAACGGTTGCTGAATTAGCTAAACATCCAAAAATTGTCGGTTTAAAAGATGCGACAGGGGATATTGCTCGATTAAAAGAGACACAACCCTTAGTGCCTGATGACTTTGTGTTGTTGAGCGGAGACGATGACAGTAGCTGTGAATTCCTAGTGAATGGTGGTCATGGTGTGATATCTGTGACGGCAAATCTAGCACCTAAAGAAATGGCTGATATATGTAATGCAGCTTTTGCTAAGGATTTTAGTCTAGCAAAACAAATAAATGAAAAGATAGCTGGTTTACATACTAGTTTGTTTATTGAACCCAATCCTGTACTGCCAAAGTGGGCACTATATAAAATGGGTTACACCAATTCGGCTTTTTTACGATTACCTTTAGTTGAATCGGAACTTGAGAGCCAAAATACACTCGAACAAGTCATGCGCAGTTCTGGCGTATTATCTTAA